The stretch of DNA ATAGCAGCGAAGGCGTCCGCACTTCTTGGATATGGTGACTTCTGCCGCGACCTTAGGCAAGTCCCGAGTCAATTGCCGCCGATTTTGCCGCTTGCTATGATATAAGCCGCGTTGAATATGTATGAACATGCAACTTTGCCCTAAATAGACGCGTTCAAACCGCGAGGAGTCCCATTCGATGGCTGCCGATCAACACGACAAAAATGTTTCAAGACGCCGATTTCTGGCTACCAGCGGCGTTGCCGCCACAACAGTGGCCATGACCGCTAAAAGCTATGGCAAAGTGCTGGGCGCCAACGACCGCATCCGGGTCGGTTTTATCGGTGTGGGCGGCATGGGCGGCGGGCATGTGAGGGCCTGTTTGAAATTGAAAGAGTCGGACAATTTGGAGTTTCTAGGCGTTGCCGACTGCTGGAAGACCCGCGCCGATGCAGCCGCCAAGCAATTGGATACCGATAGCTACAGCGATTACCGCAAAGTGCTGGACATCAAGGAGATCGACTACGTCACGATTGCCACTCCCGAACATTGGCACTCGACAATGACCGTCGATGCCATGGACGCCGGCAAAGACGTCTATTGCGAAAAGCCGATGACGCACTCGATTCCTCAAGCGCAAGAAGTCATCAAAAAGCAAAAAGAGACCGGCAAGGCTATCCAGGTCGGTGTGCAGGGCATGTCGGACGATAGTTACAGCTCGGCGGCCAAGGCGATCGAAGAAGGCGTCATCGGACAAGTTGTCCAAGCCCAAATCGAATACGTCCGCCGCTACGATACGCAAGGTCCTTGGCGGAAACGTCCTTCGGTCGAAGGGCAGCCGCAACCGGCCGATTTGGATTGGGATGCCTGGTTGGGGCATGCTCCTAAACTGGACTGGAATCCGCATCACTATTTTGAGTGGCGGAACTATTCGCAGTATTCGGGCGGCATTTGCACCGACTTGTTCATCCACCGCATTACGAGGATTATGAAAGCCTGCAACTTGCTGTATCCTCGCCGTGTTGTCGGCATGGGTGGCATTTGGCAATGGCCCGATGGACGGGATCTGCCGGACAACTTCGAGATGATTTGCGAATATCCCCGCGGCATGACGGTGTACGTATTAGGAACCATGAGCAACCGTGTTGGCATCGACCATTTGGTCCGCGGCTATCGGGGCACGTTGTACTTTACCGGCAGCGGTTGGGTCGCCAAGGACAAAGATGGAAAGATCTTGGCTCAACACAAGAAATCCGGCGGCGAAGATATTGTGTTGCACCACAACAACCTGCACAACCACCTCCGCAACGGTGAAGAATTGAAGTGCCCGACCGAGTTGGGACTTGCCGGCGTTGTGGCTGTGAACATGGCCAATGAATCGTGGCGAACCAACCAAATGATGGGTTGGGATCGCAAGAACGAAAAAATGGTCCCCGCCAACGAGTTGGACCAATCGCACATGCCTGAAGAAGAGGCATAATTCACGCAGCGAGCGGATTCTCTCCAAAGCGGGAGAATCCGCTCACGGCGCTGCGGCGGAATTGAGTACCTCTTCCCACAGCGTCACGTTCTTTTCCACGCTATACGATGCTTCTACGGTCGCGCGTCCCGCGGTTGCGAGTTTCCGACGTAAATCGATATCGTCAGCCAACCGCTCAATCGCTTCGATCCACGCGGCGGTCGAATCCGCTAGCAAGCCGTTTTCGTCGTGCGTGAGAATTTCGCTGTTCACTCCCACCGGAGAAGCAATCGCCGGAATTCCCAGCGCCAAATATTGCAGGACCTTAAGGCCGCATTTGTACCGCGCCCATTCATCATCCGGCAGCGGCATCAGGCCGATGTCGAATGCTCGCAAATCCTCGATTTCACGCTCCGCATTCCACGGCTGAAAACGGACTTTAATGTTGTCGAGCGACGTCAATTCCGTTGGCGGTTCGCGTTCAGCGATGATTCGTAATTCATAGCCCCGCTCCGCCGACAATTTCCGTAGTGCTTCCGTGATCAAACCGAGCTGCGGATAATTCCCCGCAGTGCCGGTCCAACCGAGCACAATGGGTTGATCTACGCGCTGCATCGGCGGTTGGTATTCATAACGCGACAGGTCCAACGATGTGGGAATCAGGACGGTACGCGGATTATGTTTATCGCTATAGGCCGCAATCAACCGATTGCCAGCAACGACGGTGTCGCAGAGCGCTGCCAGTTCTTGAAACTTCTGCGGTGCACTCAGGAAAATACCATCGTCGACATCCAATACGATGGCCGGAGCGACGCGGCGGAATTGCTTTTCAAAGAATGTGATTGAGCTGCTGAACAGTTCCCGTTCAACCACCACCACATCAAACCGCGACCAAGCGGCCCGCAATAAATCGAGCGTGCGCGCACCCGCACGGGGAAACTCACTCAATCGGTTCCCCAGCCACGGCCAACCACGGTACTTGGGCGGTCTGCTCGGTGCGACGACACAATGATGTCCCCGCTGCTCAAAATACGGCACGTATTGCAGAACCCGGAAGCGACTGCTGGGGACTTCGCGGCCGGATGTAAGAAACAATATCCGCATCGTGTTCCTATTCCGCCGAATCGCTGGAGGTGAGAGAATCTGTCTTCGGCCGCGCCACGACGGTCAATCCGCCCCCTTGCCGTAACCACGCCCAAACCTTGGCGGGTATTGCTAAGAGCAGTACCAGTCCGGTTCGCGGTGCATCGCAATGTCGAATCAAAGTCGCCGCCAAACGCGAGTTGGGAAAACGGTCGCGCCACCAATAGCCGAGACTACCCACGAGATTGTTGGC from Symmachiella dynata encodes:
- a CDS encoding glycosyltransferase; amino-acid sequence: MRILFLTSGREVPSSRFRVLQYVPYFEQRGHHCVVAPSRPPKYRGWPWLGNRLSEFPRAGARTLDLLRAAWSRFDVVVVERELFSSSITFFEKQFRRVAPAIVLDVDDGIFLSAPQKFQELAALCDTVVAGNRLIAAYSDKHNPRTVLIPTSLDLSRYEYQPPMQRVDQPIVLGWTGTAGNYPQLGLITEALRKLSAERGYELRIIAEREPPTELTSLDNIKVRFQPWNAEREIEDLRAFDIGLMPLPDDEWARYKCGLKVLQYLALGIPAIASPVGVNSEILTHDENGLLADSTAAWIEAIERLADDIDLRRKLATAGRATVEASYSVEKNVTLWEEVLNSAAAP
- a CDS encoding Gfo/Idh/MocA family protein; the protein is MAADQHDKNVSRRRFLATSGVAATTVAMTAKSYGKVLGANDRIRVGFIGVGGMGGGHVRACLKLKESDNLEFLGVADCWKTRADAAAKQLDTDSYSDYRKVLDIKEIDYVTIATPEHWHSTMTVDAMDAGKDVYCEKPMTHSIPQAQEVIKKQKETGKAIQVGVQGMSDDSYSSAAKAIEEGVIGQVVQAQIEYVRRYDTQGPWRKRPSVEGQPQPADLDWDAWLGHAPKLDWNPHHYFEWRNYSQYSGGICTDLFIHRITRIMKACNLLYPRRVVGMGGIWQWPDGRDLPDNFEMICEYPRGMTVYVLGTMSNRVGIDHLVRGYRGTLYFTGSGWVAKDKDGKILAQHKKSGGEDIVLHHNNLHNHLRNGEELKCPTELGLAGVVAVNMANESWRTNQMMGWDRKNEKMVPANELDQSHMPEEEA